The genomic stretch TTCCCTGGGAGCCCAAGCCGGCGCCCCACGCACCTTCACCGAAGCCAAGAAGGTCGCCTGGAAGCTCTACGCTCCGCAATCGACCGAGTTCTACTGCGGCTGCAAGTACACCGGCAACAAGGTCGATCTTGCCGCATGCGGTTACGTGCCCCGCAAAAACGCCAAACGCGCATCGCGCATCGAGTGGGAGCACATTGTTCCGGCCTGGGAATTCGGCCACCAGCGCCAGTGCTGGCAGGAAGGCGGACGCAAGAACTGCACCCGCTACGATCCGTCCTACCAAAAGGCCGAGGCCGATCTGCACAACCTGGTACCGAGCATCGGCGAGGTCAACGGTGACCGCAGCAACTTCAGCTACGGATGGCTGCCGGAACAGAAAGGCCAATACGGCGCATGCCTGACCCAGGTCGACTTCAAGGCCAAGAAAGTCATGCCCCGCCCCTCGATTCGCGGCATGATCGCCCGGACGTACTTCTACATGAGCAAACAGTACGGCCTGCGGCTGTCAAAACAGGACCGCCAGTTGTATGAGGCGTGGGACAAGACCTACCCGGTGCAGGACTGGGAACGGCAACGCAACCAGAGCGTGGCGTGCGTGATGGGACGCGGCAACGACTTCGTCGGGCCGGTGAACCTGAAAGCGTGCGGCTGACCGGTTACGCAATACAAAAGGCCTCGCGCTTGATGCCCGAGGCCTTTTTTGTGCTCAACTGCCGGCCTTGTTGTAGCGCCAATAGCCCATCAGGTTGAGCGATTCGCGAGGAATGCCGCGCTCCTTGATCAGATGCCGACGCAGGCTCATGACGGCAGCAGATTCACCGGCGACCCAGCCATAGAAACCTTCGGCGGACGCTTCAGCGATTTCCCAAAGAATCTCTTTGTCGATATCGACATCGGCCAATTCGACCGCCCGCCCCGCCGGCGACGAGTCGACAGGCAATGCCGCCGCCTTCACCGCCTCCACCATCAGCGCTCCCGCCACGGCGCCACCCGCCTGCTCCCGGACAAGCCACTGCACCGAAAGCCCAGGCCAGTCGGGAACCGGGAGCATGTCCTGCGCAGTATCGACCTCGAAGTAGGCCTGAACCTGGGGCGGCTCCGCGAGCGGCGCCAAGGCTTCAAGGATCCCCATGGCCGCCGGCAATGCTGTCGGATCGGCGACCAGCAGAACGTGCCTGAGCGCCTGCGGCGGCTTCCATTCGAAGCCCCCGGCCTCCTGGGCCGAAAAACGCCGGTCGGGCGCCAGCATCTGCATGGACGCTCCCGGCTGCGCCCTCAACGCCCAACGGGAAGCCGGGCCGGTTTCGCCATGCAGGACAAAATCGACATCCACCTCGCCAAGATCCGCACGCAGCTGGCGAATGGTGTAGGTGCGCATCGCCGGACGCCGGTCGGCCAGCATCGCCCGGAAGCGACTGTACCAGCCTTCCCCCTGCGACAGCTTCGAGGGCGAACCGTCAGCCGCCGGAAAGAACAGCTTCACCCGCTGATCGGGCGCCCATGTCGCCATTTCCGTGACGGCGGAACCGGCCAGCGTGATCCTCATCAGATGCGGAGTCAGCTGGACCTTGCGGCGCAATACGACATCGAACAGCTTGTAGGGGTTGGCGGAGGCCATGGATCGCTCCTTCTGGAAATCGTCGGTGACTCTCAAGAAAACGAGTCAGACAAGACTTCCTTTACCCGGCTCCGCCAAACGAGCCTGTCACTGCACCGCATTGCGCTCGATGATCAGCGATTCGATGTTCTGCTTTTTCGCCCGCACCAGCGCAGCGCTCAGATCTGCCTGGCGCGCCTCGGCTTCGGCCTTGGAGTTGAACGGCCCTAACAGGATGCGGGTATTGCCGGCGGCATCCTTGATGACGTTAGGCACGAAGGCATGCTCGATCAACCAGCCGCTCAGGTCGCTGACCGCCTGCGTGGTTTCACCGCGCACTTCCAGATCCCACTGGGCAGCAGGAGCGACAGCGGACGACGTCACCGCAGCCGGCTGCGGCTTTTGCCCCGCGACATTCTTGCCCTCTCCACAACCCGCCAATGCCAATGCCGCGACGACCCAGACCAGTTTGCGCACAACACTTCCCCCGAAAATCACAA from Pseudomonas ekonensis encodes the following:
- a CDS encoding endonuclease; translated protein: MSVRCFALLLLFISLGAQAGAPRTFTEAKKVAWKLYAPQSTEFYCGCKYTGNKVDLAACGYVPRKNAKRASRIEWEHIVPAWEFGHQRQCWQEGGRKNCTRYDPSYQKAEADLHNLVPSIGEVNGDRSNFSYGWLPEQKGQYGACLTQVDFKAKKVMPRPSIRGMIARTYFYMSKQYGLRLSKQDRQLYEAWDKTYPVQDWERQRNQSVACVMGRGNDFVGPVNLKACG
- a CDS encoding siderophore-interacting protein, which codes for MASANPYKLFDVVLRRKVQLTPHLMRITLAGSAVTEMATWAPDQRVKLFFPAADGSPSKLSQGEGWYSRFRAMLADRRPAMRTYTIRQLRADLGEVDVDFVLHGETGPASRWALRAQPGASMQMLAPDRRFSAQEAGGFEWKPPQALRHVLLVADPTALPAAMGILEALAPLAEPPQVQAYFEVDTAQDMLPVPDWPGLSVQWLVREQAGGAVAGALMVEAVKAAALPVDSSPAGRAVELADVDIDKEILWEIAEASAEGFYGWVAGESAAVMSLRRHLIKERGIPRESLNLMGYWRYNKAGS
- a CDS encoding SPOR domain-containing protein; amino-acid sequence: MRKLVWVVAALALAGCGEGKNVAGQKPQPAAVTSSAVAPAAQWDLEVRGETTQAVSDLSGWLIEHAFVPNVIKDAAGNTRILLGPFNSKAEAEARQADLSAALVRAKKQNIESLIIERNAVQ